The proteins below are encoded in one region of Legionella antarctica:
- a CDS encoding IS6 family transposase — protein MISFKGRHFPKDLILMAVRWKVAHPLSYRAIEELMEERGADLDHSTVQKWVVHYAPQLEQAFRKRKKPVGRSWKMDETYIKVNGTWVYLYRAVDKEGSTIDFMLSEKRDRPAVLKFFKKAIGSSGVPEKVNIDKSGSNTAALERINTLLFIHGLWHLLIEIRRIKYLNNMVEQDHRGIKNVTKYTLGFKSFESAAATIAGIELHRMLKKEQMKNSGDTPAWKQFYELAA, from the coding sequence ATGATTAGTTTTAAAGGACGTCATTTCCCAAAAGATTTAATATTAATGGCAGTCAGATGGAAAGTTGCCCATCCATTAAGTTATCGTGCGATTGAAGAATTAATGGAAGAAAGGGGGGCTGACTTAGATCATTCCACGGTGCAAAAATGGGTTGTTCATTATGCGCCGCAACTGGAGCAGGCATTCAGAAAAAGGAAGAAGCCCGTGGGTCGAAGCTGGAAAATGGATGAAACGTATATCAAAGTGAATGGCACGTGGGTTTATCTTTACCGCGCTGTAGATAAAGAGGGAAGCACCATTGATTTCATGCTTTCAGAAAAGAGAGATCGGCCTGCTGTATTGAAGTTTTTCAAAAAAGCCATTGGTTCTAGTGGGGTTCCAGAGAAAGTAAATATTGATAAATCCGGATCCAATACAGCAGCACTGGAACGAATCAATACCTTACTTTTTATTCATGGATTATGGCATTTATTGATTGAAATAAGACGGATAAAATATCTAAATAACATGGTAGAACAAGACCATCGTGGCATTAAAAATGTTACCAAATACACGCTTGGTTTTAAATCCTTTGAATCAGCCGCGGCGACCATTGCAGGAATAGAATTGCATCGAATGTTGAAAAAAGAACAGATGAAAAATAGTGGAGATACTCCGGCCTGGAAACAGTTTTATGAGTTGGCTGCCTAG
- a CDS encoding SGNH/GDSL hydrolase family protein, translating to MEEIIMTDQKKISHIIMMGDSLSDRGTANEAFVLGCIPMKFLAGLYKNSSRGRFTNGYVWADVIASFFASDFMISEIKKKYRYTNDDIADAIVNKEKRILDEIMYDYDLDNDLIVKYEGHDFVRSYDQGGLSSYDYSWRLSSSISRFFSRIILPTLKTMRDKVLAYDEQNKIPAHRKNETLVIEWSGANDLITVNEKPSIDEVDKAIKERIKNVEILIQNGYRNFIWFNLPDLSLTPRFQNMKGVKGEEARKNAHDCIEYFNQQLINACEQFKVMYPNCSFDVCDINSVFVEAYRNPDAYGLDADKLKQPYISSDDFKILSNNTSPAKGYTFWDDIHPTANVHALLANKFYEKYTIEYHFTEPGSQETPCHIPREKLEKAFCMRYEMRLQQEANRFFGLKEKTTIDYKNTCLEKIIEFALYEQGKIARKVLEELQWIDHDGNLKLNIPELEDAVSKVSSYHDNPQILTSLDAREG from the coding sequence ATGGAAGAAATCATCATGACGGATCAAAAAAAAATATCACATATAATAATGATGGGAGATAGCTTAAGCGATAGAGGTACAGCGAATGAAGCCTTCGTTTTGGGTTGTATTCCTATGAAATTTCTTGCTGGTTTATATAAAAACTCATCAAGGGGAAGATTTACCAACGGTTATGTTTGGGCTGATGTTATTGCGTCATTCTTTGCCAGTGACTTTATGATTTCCGAGATAAAAAAGAAATACAGATACACTAATGATGACATAGCTGACGCTATCGTAAATAAAGAAAAAAGAATACTTGATGAAATTATGTATGATTACGATCTGGATAATGATCTCATTGTAAAATATGAAGGGCATGATTTTGTTCGCTCATACGATCAAGGAGGATTAAGTTCATATGATTATTCATGGAGATTAAGCTCAAGCATTAGCCGTTTTTTCAGCAGAATCATCCTCCCAACCTTAAAAACAATGCGCGATAAAGTTCTTGCTTATGATGAGCAGAATAAAATACCGGCTCATAGGAAAAATGAAACCTTAGTGATTGAATGGTCGGGAGCTAATGATTTAATCACTGTTAATGAAAAACCATCTATTGATGAGGTTGATAAAGCCATCAAAGAACGAATAAAAAACGTGGAAATCCTGATCCAAAATGGATATCGGAATTTTATCTGGTTTAATCTTCCAGATCTGTCCCTGACTCCTCGTTTTCAAAATATGAAGGGTGTTAAAGGAGAGGAAGCTCGTAAAAATGCTCATGACTGCATTGAATACTTTAATCAGCAGCTGATTAATGCGTGTGAACAATTTAAAGTCATGTACCCAAACTGCTCCTTTGATGTATGTGATATTAATAGTGTTTTTGTTGAGGCTTATCGAAATCCCGATGCTTATGGGTTAGATGCTGATAAATTAAAACAGCCGTACATTAGCTCTGATGATTTCAAAATACTATCGAACAATACATCACCAGCTAAAGGATATACTTTTTGGGATGATATTCACCCAACAGCCAATGTCCACGCGCTCTTAGCTAATAAATTTTATGAGAAATACACTATTGAATACCATTTTACTGAACCTGGTAGCCAAGAAACGCCCTGTCACATCCCTAGAGAAAAATTGGAAAAAGCTTTTTGTATGCGTTATGAAATGAGATTACAACAAGAAGCAAATCGCTTCTTTGGTTTAAAAGAAAAGACAACCATTGATTATAAAAACACATGCCTTGAAAAAATTATAGAATTTGCTCTTTATGAGCAGGGTAAAATTGCCCGTAAGGTCCTTGAAGAGTTGCAATGGATTGATCATGATGGAAATCTTAAATTGAATATTCCAGAGCTAGAAGATGCTGTAAGCAAGGTGTCATCTTATCATGATAATCCACAAATTTTGACTTCACTGGATGCTAGAGAAGGTTAA
- a CDS encoding transposase — MSKKRAYYTAAKKAKITLAAIEGKLTQAQITSEYGVHATQVKTWKQSAIKAINDLFSGANEKEAKSQEQLVEALYQEIGRLQAQLSWLKKKHEL, encoded by the coding sequence ATGTCTAAAAAGCGAGCTTATTATACGGCGGCCAAGAAGGCAAAAATAACGCTAGCTGCGATTGAGGGGAAACTCACACAAGCGCAAATTACCAGTGAATACGGTGTTCACGCAACGCAGGTAAAAACTTGGAAGCAATCGGCCATCAAAGCCATTAACGATTTATTCTCTGGGGCTAATGAAAAAGAAGCCAAGTCCCAAGAGCAGCTTGTTGAGGCATTATATCAAGAAATTGGTCGACTTCAAGCGCAGCTATCTTGGCTAAAAAAAAAGCATGAACTTTAG
- a CDS encoding tyrosine-type recombinase/integrase: MRTPTKEIVKKISKILRDERPDYIYLRDLFKKIREEFDIVVTTQTKRLPYVPTEEELKRYYNIIWQTRNTKHMILIKTLLYTGIRVQELVNVKMEDIDFDRCQIRINQGKGNKDRIVPFPHDFREILILFVSTEQANGAVYLFESNRKKPFTTRGIRKILADYATEAGIQQSISPHKLRHFLFTWLKKQGVDDALIQPYSGHETRQSLEVYSKLSLADAQEVYNEKIDKFPI; encoded by the coding sequence ATGAGAACACCAACCAAAGAGATTGTAAAAAAAATAAGTAAAATTCTACGTGACGAACGGCCTGATTATATTTATCTAAGGGATTTATTTAAAAAAATTCGGGAAGAATTTGATATTGTAGTCACAACGCAAACTAAACGATTGCCTTATGTTCCTACAGAAGAAGAGTTGAAGCGGTATTACAATATTATATGGCAAACCAGGAATACGAAGCACATGATCCTGATAAAAACACTACTCTATACGGGGATTCGAGTTCAAGAGTTGGTTAATGTAAAAATGGAGGACATTGATTTTGATCGATGCCAAATCAGAATTAATCAAGGAAAAGGCAATAAAGATCGTATTGTACCATTCCCACATGATTTTAGAGAAATACTCATCCTGTTTGTGAGTACTGAACAAGCTAATGGGGCGGTTTATCTTTTTGAATCGAATCGCAAAAAGCCTTTTACTACACGTGGAATAAGAAAAATTCTAGCAGACTATGCCACGGAGGCAGGAATACAACAATCTATCTCGCCACATAAGTTGCGACATTTTTTATTTACCTGGCTCAAAAAACAGGGTGTGGATGATGCTTTAATTCAACCCTATTCAGGCCATGAAACCAGACAGTCTCTGGAGGTGTACTCAAAACTGTCGCTTGCAGATGCTCAAGAAGTGTATAATGAAAAAATTGATAAATTTCCAATTTAA
- a CDS encoding alpha/beta hydrolase family protein: protein MNRQLILLLLILILSIANANENQKFYGKQNNIFSFKRISQVLASPDGQQVAINVFQSKPDSLEKKWDYSLHIIDKVGHVSISNKINAISSLNWSPDGKAIAYLSDGKVFQSIWIEDVKTHTTQKLIEFKADISSFKWSPDGLSIAFTAEENTTKSEKSLSPIDISKNYRNHRLYRFFLGKTNTVDLLTQANYEVTDFDWAPDSQSIVFSFQPQIGARYSNQNKISILNLRTHAIKNVPYTINHTGTQPSYSPDGKWIAFSSNVEPSEFATQLNNDVNLNNRICILNNRSMRTHCLANTPNENPGIMGWSASSDQIFVLDAYKTLGYLIYALNINQNIPSKIISNMDGFIEPLTITLNRSHEVFGFGYETVSAAPEAFISKSVPFKLQQVSHFQSSVKKNTGTTSVIHWNSSDGKVIEGLLVTPINYNEEKKYPLFVAVHGGPAQAWAKRYLEGCDEYGQMIDPTTCLSNLLNLGFIVFQPNPRGSTGYGKTFRLANFADFGGGDYQDIISGVNHLIKKNIADPNHLAVGGWSFGGYMTAWIITQTDRFKAAISGAGNTDFISFSGTSDIPDYYVEYLGNTFWSADKLYIERAPISHVEKITTPLLIIHGENDVRVPSSQGYELYTALEQQHKSVKMLMLPNQGHLPTNANIIYKSIEEVGAWLKKAL from the coding sequence ATGAACAGACAATTAATTTTACTATTACTTATTTTAATTCTATCCATAGCAAATGCTAATGAAAACCAGAAATTTTATGGAAAACAAAATAATATTTTTTCATTTAAACGTATTTCTCAGGTTTTGGCTTCACCTGATGGTCAGCAAGTTGCAATCAATGTCTTTCAGTCAAAGCCAGATAGCTTGGAAAAAAAATGGGACTATTCCTTACATATTATAGATAAGGTTGGTCATGTTTCTATTTCTAATAAAATTAATGCAATCTCATCTTTAAATTGGTCCCCTGATGGCAAAGCTATTGCTTATCTTTCAGATGGCAAAGTTTTTCAAAGCATTTGGATTGAAGATGTTAAAACACATACCACCCAAAAGCTAATTGAATTCAAAGCAGATATTAGTTCATTTAAGTGGTCTCCAGATGGATTATCTATTGCATTTACTGCTGAAGAAAATACTACAAAGTCAGAAAAATCTTTGAGTCCCATTGATATTAGCAAGAACTATAGGAATCATAGACTATACCGATTTTTTTTAGGTAAGACGAATACCGTAGACCTACTAACCCAGGCAAATTATGAGGTAACTGATTTTGATTGGGCCCCAGACAGTCAATCAATTGTCTTTTCTTTTCAACCACAGATAGGCGCACGTTATTCCAATCAAAATAAAATCAGCATTCTCAACTTACGAACTCATGCCATTAAAAATGTTCCCTATACAATAAATCATACAGGAACCCAACCTTCATATTCTCCTGACGGTAAATGGATCGCATTTTCATCTAATGTTGAGCCATCTGAATTTGCAACACAATTAAATAATGATGTGAATCTAAATAATCGTATTTGTATTTTAAATAACAGATCTATGCGCACTCACTGTTTGGCAAATACGCCTAATGAAAATCCCGGGATAATGGGTTGGAGTGCATCAAGTGATCAGATTTTTGTTCTAGATGCCTATAAAACATTAGGATATTTAATTTATGCATTGAATATTAATCAAAATATCCCTTCTAAAATTATTTCAAATATGGATGGTTTTATTGAACCGCTAACTATCACTCTTAACCGTAGCCACGAAGTTTTTGGCTTTGGATATGAAACAGTATCTGCTGCGCCTGAGGCATTTATTAGTAAATCAGTTCCATTTAAACTGCAACAAGTCAGCCATTTTCAAAGTTCAGTTAAAAAAAATACAGGAACAACCTCTGTAATTCATTGGAATTCGTCGGATGGAAAAGTGATTGAAGGACTGTTGGTTACCCCAATTAATTATAATGAAGAGAAGAAATACCCCTTATTTGTTGCGGTTCATGGTGGACCTGCTCAAGCTTGGGCTAAACGTTACCTTGAAGGGTGTGATGAGTATGGTCAAATGATTGATCCAACTACATGCCTTAGTAATTTACTGAATTTAGGATTCATTGTTTTTCAGCCTAATCCACGAGGCAGTACAGGTTATGGAAAAACATTTCGTCTCGCTAATTTTGCTGATTTTGGTGGTGGTGATTACCAAGACATTATATCAGGGGTTAATCATTTGATAAAAAAAAATATTGCAGATCCAAATCATCTTGCTGTAGGGGGCTGGAGTTTTGGTGGCTATATGACTGCATGGATTATTACTCAGACAGATCGTTTTAAAGCGGCGATTTCGGGTGCTGGAAATACTGATTTCATTTCATTTTCCGGTACAAGTGATATCCCTGATTATTACGTGGAATATTTAGGAAATACTTTTTGGAGCGCTGACAAGCTATATATAGAAAGGGCTCCTATCTCACACGTTGAAAAGATCACCACTCCTCTTTTGATTATCCATGGGGAAAATGATGTTCGGGTACCAAGCTCTCAAGGATATGAATTATATACGGCCCTGGAACAACAACATAAATCTGTAAAAATGTTAATGTTACCTAATCAGGGGCATCTTCCTACTAATGCAAATATTATTTATAAAAGTATAGAAGAAGTAGGAGCATGGTTAAAAAAAGCTTTATAG
- a CDS encoding Tn3 family transposase, with amino-acid sequence MLTQEFLDIEPNDFWQVLPHEKRLLQKKRGLSRLAYLLLFRWFEKTASYPKDIKTLPFDLIEKGIVLSKEIISHEKLFAFFGQERIINRYKQEIRAYFGFNNFDKECPLLHEFLITNIFKEKNDEALKFKLCAYLKAMKVEIPFEAILLDVIKNAKTDKEQQIFSQIERLLSDKDKNYIDDYLLTSDDFDGVCQFLRQDSSDSSKKGVANEIKRLEILNQLSVTSFGFISDINIKQRNIYKRRFYTDTPERTKRRTDISRYSLAIIFCIQRHQEAIDSLIDHLLYFIHQIKKTADKKQEKLNKEIGQRLGDLDSLYSLAEINRDFPQGIIEQVVYPSVSQETIEHIIKTRDFARQIKKKVRESVIKRYSNSYRYTIFNIINCLKFHSNNTAFLEALTLIKRYQKSKLKYYPIEAEVPIDGLISKQQQKEIYERDELNNSRVLRKNYECAIFKLLRLKLKHKEVWVSGAFKYRDPVDDLPKDFDEKREEYFALMDAPLLAKDFIDKIKDEMSKNIRQLDNGYPKNELVNIVKKKGKPWIMLTPLVKVDEPKFIQRLKEAVLAKWGVIDLLDILKEVDLRENFTDCFSTAGNREILDRETIRKRLLLCNFAIGTNAGLKRTAGASKGAVTFEELRHIKNFFLNKDDLREAINTIVNAIFRIRNPQIWRSVSTACAADSKQFGCFTKNLLTEWSPRHHSSGVMIYWHVSDQYICVYSQMKTCTSSEVASMLQGIMDQETEMEIESQYVDSHGQSELGFALSYLEQFDLLPRYKTIGNQKLYLPEDDFQIKNIKEITTRTINWELIEEQYNEMIKHGVALKLGTATAETIIRKFARSNYQHPTFKAFMELGKAVKTTFLCRYLHSVELRQQINAGLNVVENWNGANDFVYYGKSGEITSNSRDDQEISMLCLHLLQTSISYINTLLIEELLHDEYWIGLLGEDDYRALTALFYLHINPYGSFEVDLTKRLIIKLISAGAMA; translated from the coding sequence ATGTTGACTCAAGAATTTTTAGATATAGAGCCTAATGATTTTTGGCAGGTACTTCCACATGAGAAGCGATTACTTCAAAAAAAACGAGGATTGTCGCGCTTAGCATATCTATTGCTGTTCAGATGGTTTGAGAAAACAGCTAGTTATCCAAAAGACATCAAAACGCTGCCCTTTGATTTAATCGAAAAAGGTATTGTTTTATCAAAAGAGATAATTTCGCATGAGAAATTGTTTGCTTTTTTTGGACAAGAGCGAATTATTAATCGATATAAACAAGAAATCAGAGCGTATTTTGGATTTAATAATTTTGATAAAGAGTGCCCTTTGCTTCATGAGTTTTTAATAACGAACATTTTTAAAGAAAAAAATGATGAGGCATTAAAATTTAAACTTTGCGCCTACCTTAAAGCAATGAAAGTTGAGATTCCATTTGAAGCAATCTTACTTGATGTAATCAAAAATGCCAAAACAGATAAAGAGCAACAAATATTTTCTCAAATTGAACGTTTATTATCAGATAAAGATAAAAACTACATCGATGACTACCTGTTAACTAGCGATGATTTCGATGGGGTTTGCCAATTTTTACGACAAGACTCTAGCGATTCAAGCAAAAAAGGCGTTGCGAATGAAATTAAACGCCTTGAAATATTAAATCAATTGTCAGTTACATCATTTGGATTTATTAGTGATATCAATATAAAACAACGGAACATTTATAAACGACGGTTTTACACAGACACCCCTGAAAGGACTAAACGCAGAACAGATATAAGTCGTTACTCTCTGGCAATAATATTTTGTATTCAGCGCCATCAAGAAGCTATCGATAGCTTAATTGACCATTTGCTCTATTTTATCCATCAAATAAAGAAAACTGCAGATAAAAAACAAGAAAAGCTGAATAAAGAGATTGGTCAGCGACTAGGAGATTTAGATTCATTATATTCACTAGCCGAAATAAACCGAGACTTTCCCCAAGGGATTATTGAACAGGTTGTATATCCATCTGTTTCTCAAGAAACAATAGAGCATATAATTAAAACAAGAGACTTTGCTCGTCAAATCAAAAAAAAGGTAAGAGAGTCAGTTATCAAAAGATACTCTAACTCGTATCGCTATACTATTTTTAACATTATTAATTGTTTAAAGTTTCATTCTAATAACACGGCATTTTTAGAGGCATTAACATTAATAAAGCGGTATCAGAAGAGTAAACTTAAATACTACCCGATTGAAGCAGAAGTACCAATTGATGGCTTGATTAGTAAACAGCAGCAAAAAGAAATATACGAGAGGGATGAACTTAATAATTCAAGAGTTTTGAGAAAAAACTATGAATGCGCTATTTTCAAACTCTTACGACTTAAATTGAAGCATAAAGAAGTATGGGTGAGTGGTGCTTTTAAATACCGTGACCCTGTTGATGATTTGCCGAAAGACTTTGACGAGAAACGCGAGGAATATTTTGCCTTGATGGATGCTCCATTATTAGCAAAAGACTTTATCGATAAAATTAAAGATGAGATGAGCAAAAATATTCGGCAGCTCGATAATGGATATCCTAAGAATGAATTAGTTAATATTGTTAAAAAGAAAGGTAAACCCTGGATTATGCTCACACCTTTAGTAAAGGTTGATGAGCCTAAGTTTATTCAACGACTCAAAGAAGCCGTTCTTGCCAAGTGGGGTGTTATTGATCTTTTAGATATTTTAAAAGAAGTCGATTTACGTGAAAACTTCACAGACTGTTTTAGTACAGCGGGCAATCGTGAAATTTTAGACCGTGAAACAATTCGAAAGCGACTATTGTTATGTAACTTCGCTATTGGTACTAATGCTGGGCTTAAACGAACAGCTGGCGCATCTAAAGGTGCGGTTACTTTTGAAGAGCTGCGCCATATTAAAAATTTTTTTCTCAATAAAGATGATTTGCGTGAAGCAATAAATACAATTGTTAACGCTATTTTTAGAATAAGAAATCCTCAAATATGGAGATCAGTTTCTACAGCTTGTGCCGCAGACTCTAAGCAGTTTGGGTGTTTCACCAAAAATTTGCTAACAGAATGGAGTCCGCGTCACCACAGTAGTGGAGTCATGATTTACTGGCATGTCAGTGATCAATACATCTGCGTTTACTCACAAATGAAAACATGTACCTCATCTGAAGTAGCATCAATGTTACAAGGAATTATGGATCAAGAAACTGAGATGGAGATTGAATCACAATATGTGGATAGCCATGGACAAAGCGAGCTTGGTTTTGCTTTAAGCTATCTTGAGCAATTCGATCTACTCCCAAGATACAAAACTATTGGTAATCAAAAACTTTACCTTCCTGAAGATGATTTCCAAATTAAAAATATCAAAGAAATTACTACACGTACCATTAATTGGGAACTCATAGAAGAACAATATAATGAAATGATCAAACATGGAGTTGCTCTAAAATTAGGTACGGCAACTGCAGAAACGATTATCAGAAAATTTGCCAGAAGCAACTATCAACACCCGACATTTAAAGCCTTTATGGAGCTTGGAAAAGCAGTCAAAACCACCTTTTTATGTCGCTATCTCCATTCAGTTGAACTCAGACAACAAATTAATGCTGGCCTAAATGTTGTAGAAAATTGGAATGGTGCCAATGATTTTGTGTATTACGGTAAAAGTGGCGAAATTACATCAAACTCTCGTGATGATCAAGAAATCTCAATGCTTTGTTTGCACTTACTTCAGACGAGTATTTCGTACATTAATACCTTGCTCATTGAAGAATTATTACATGATGAATATTGGATAGGCCTGTTAGGGGAAGATGATTATAGAGCGCTAACAGCCTTATTCTATTTACACATTAATCCATATGGCAGCTTTGAAGTGGATCTAACAAAGCGCTTAATCATTAAACTGATATCGGCAGGAGCCATGGCATGA
- a CDS encoding IS3 family transposase, whose protein sequence is MNFSLDEKRVMIDPLAELTIREQCLLLDLPVSSYYYSAKPISVEDEALMALLDEHYLQYPCEGKIKRARWLSKEVGYPVGKRRVKKLMEMMGLSTVYPKPNTSVPNKEHEVFPYLLKEVDITKPNQVWAADITYIRMKGKHVYLVAIMDWYSRYVIGWAISPTMEAEFCIEALRNALLHSRCEIFNTDQGSQFTSKDWINTLKSHHISISMDGRGRYLDNIFIERLWRSVKQEKIYRYDFDTIEEVELALTEYFEYYNNRRLHQSFNYLTPAEVYYGRKRP, encoded by the coding sequence ATGAACTTTAGTCTGGATGAAAAGCGCGTCATGATTGATCCTCTTGCCGAGCTCACCATTCGTGAACAATGCTTGCTATTAGACTTGCCTGTTTCAAGTTATTATTATAGTGCCAAGCCCATTTCTGTCGAAGATGAAGCGCTTATGGCGCTACTTGATGAGCACTATCTGCAGTATCCATGTGAAGGTAAAATTAAGCGGGCAAGATGGCTGTCAAAAGAAGTAGGCTATCCTGTTGGTAAACGTCGAGTAAAAAAGTTGATGGAAATGATGGGGTTATCGACTGTTTACCCAAAGCCAAATACAAGCGTTCCCAATAAGGAGCATGAGGTGTTCCCTTATTTATTAAAAGAGGTGGATATCACCAAACCAAATCAGGTTTGGGCCGCAGATATCACCTACATCCGCATGAAAGGAAAGCATGTGTATTTAGTAGCTATTATGGACTGGTATAGTCGTTATGTGATTGGATGGGCTATTTCACCTACTATGGAGGCTGAATTTTGTATTGAGGCGCTTAGAAACGCTTTGCTGCATTCGCGTTGTGAGATCTTTAACACGGATCAGGGTTCTCAATTTACCTCAAAAGATTGGATAAATACGCTAAAATCTCACCACATTTCTATCAGCATGGATGGGCGAGGACGTTATTTAGATAATATATTTATCGAGCGATTGTGGCGTAGTGTTAAGCAAGAAAAAATCTACCGGTATGATTTTGATACAATTGAAGAGGTTGAGCTGGCCTTAACGGAGTATTTTGAGTATTATAATAACCGAAGGCTTCACCAGTCCTTTAATTATTTAACGCCCGCAGAGGTGTATTATGGCCGGAAAAGACCATAA